The Xenopus tropicalis strain Nigerian chromosome 2, UCB_Xtro_10.0, whole genome shotgun sequence genome window below encodes:
- the tekt2 gene encoding tektin-2, protein MATLSLKPGSRFSVTDWQTNAALISTNAERQRISSHQIRQEARALRNETSNQTKWDEQDNSTRLAERIDEVEKWRQVLDKCLSEVDAEINALTQIKDEAEQALQAKNIPLDVAIECFTHRESRREIDLVKDPVEDELHKEVEVIEGVRRALQQKISEAFEQLCLLQEARHQLNFDQRSKTDTVEIDQTCLSLTKNSPNISLKVDPARVLNGTTTPQEWEQFSRYSKERAEAEVRTSGRLRESIALTIAQTNNECEAQRVAVEFAFRKRIHEFERALAELNWQEKNTKEEIEEMEGDIRHLDEDLREKKGSLKLAHTRLETRLHRPNVELCRDQVQYGLTDEVRQIEGTIAALKEKLSQSQNALDALYKHLARIEEDTKWKQNSLILDNKCLDTRRKLTLPPEKYVATSDMFNRTTNRNLSPLKSQQLELA, encoded by the exons ATGGCGACTTTGAGCCTCAAGCCAGGAAGCAGGTTTTCAGTGACAGACTGGCAGACCAATGCTGCTCTCATCTCCACAAATGCAGAGAGGCAGCGCATTTCTTCTCATCAGATCCGTCAAGAAGCACGGGCTCTTCGCAATGAGACCAGCAACCAG aCAAAGTGGGATGAGCAGGACAACAGCACCCGCCTTGCTGAACGCATAGATGAGGTGGAGAAGTGGCGGCAAGTGCTTGACAAGTGTTTGTCTGAGGTCGATGCTGAAATCAATGCCTTGACTCAG ATCAAAGATGAAGCAGAACAAGCCCTGCAAGCTAAAAACATCCCTCTTGATGTGGCCATTGAATGCTTCACTCATCGAGAGAGCCGCAGGGAGATTGATCTAGTGAAAGATCCTGTTGAGGATGAGCTGCACAAAGAGGTGGAAGTGATTGAAGGTGTCCGCAGGGCTCTTCAGCAAAAGATCAGTGAGGCATTTGAGCAGCTATG CCTCCTACAGGAAGCACGACACCAGCTGAACTTTGACCAGAGAAGCAAGACTGATACAGTGGAAATAGATCAGACCTGCCTATCACTTACTAAGAATTCACCAAACATCTCTCTTAAAGTGGATCCAGCTCGTGTACTAAATGG GACCACCACCCCCCAGGAATGGGAGCAATTCAGCCGTTACAGTAAGGAACGAGCAGAGGCTGAGGTCAGAACCTCTGGAAGACTAAGAGAATCTATTGCTTTGACTATTGCACAG ACAAATAATGAATGTGAAGCTCAAAGAGTGGCAGTGGAGTTTGCTTTCAGGAAGAGGATCCATGAATTTGAGAGAGCTCTGGCTGAGCTAAACTGGCAAGAGAAAAAT ACTAAGGAGGAAATTGAAGAGATGGAAGGTGATATTAGGCACCTTGATGAAGATCTGAGAGAAAAGAAGGGGTCTCTGAAGCTGGCTCACACGCGACTGGAGACCCGTCTGCACAGGCCCAATGTGGAGCTCTGTAGGgatcag GTGCAATATGGTTTGACAGATGAAGTCCGACAAATTGAAGGCACCATTGCTGCCCTGAAGGAAAAACTGTCTCAGTCACA GAATGCTCTGGATGCTTTGTATAAGCATCTAGCCCGAATAGAAGAGGACACCAAGTGGAAGCAGAACTCTCTCATCCTAGACAACAAATGTTTAGATACTCGTCGCAAACTCACACTGCCTCCTGAGAAATATGTTGCAACTTCAGACATGTTCAATCGCACCACCAACCGCAATCTTTCACCCCTAAAGagtcagcagctagaattggcttAG